A stretch of the Larimichthys crocea isolate SSNF chromosome IX, L_crocea_2.0, whole genome shotgun sequence genome encodes the following:
- the mrps18c gene encoding small ribosomal subunit protein bS18m: protein MSAVRNFLRIKPVIPATGSTRLRSLTSSSGLTSSSGVQQRGDVLVKMENPFREPQTGCVLCGVTVDFKNTQLLSQFVSPHTGRIYGRHITGLCGRKQKEVSKAIKKSQSLGFMAVTHKHPQFMKDPNICGVRHLE from the exons ATGTCCGCTGTGAGGAACTTCCTGAGGATCAAACCTGTGATTCCTGCGACCGGAAGCACGA GGTTAAGGAGTCTGACGTCATCTTCAGGTCTGACGTCATCGTCAGGTGTCCAGCAGAGAGGTGACGTG CTGGTGAAGATGGAGAACCCGTTCAGAGAGCCGCAGACAGGATGTGTGCTCTGCGGCGTCACCGTGGACTTCAAGAACACCCAG ctgctctctcagTTCGTCTCGCCTCACACGGGCAGGATCTATGGCCGTCACATCACAG gtcTGTGTGGACGGAAACAGAAAGAAGTGTCCAAGGCCATCAAGAAGAGTCAGTCACTGG GTTTCATGGCGGTGACTCACAAACATCCTCAGTTCATGAAGGACCCGAACATCTGCGGAGTCCGACACCTGGAGTGA
- the abraxas1 gene encoding BRCA1-A complex subunit Abraxas 1 isoform X1 has translation MSEPTVRVSGIVLASLMFQHVNSDSDVEGLLLGESRFEEQVTISDSQADHIHIEEIYNIQKHIACHKLNQFYSSVGDVNVDTVKKLLADNKQDGVIGWYRQRRNSEQQMTFREKVVHEKLKSSLSNPHMIFVLLTPSTVTAAGSTHRMEYAAFTSRSRQFMNVPVLVNNLGLLEQLAYWKVSVPCSASGYNLTMKKHGSKFFSSNGLLREVNDVNKMNDCLQAELQKACGDVEDSERLVEALQAEVSALRRRLKDRKEETGRAVVVDRSGQKKNLLLHEAVRVLFSSSLFHTQTLTLEAFPVPDVCCGAEQDRDVSTPTNRSDPADAQNSLSSSLLPVRTNSRKRLSDTQPERKRRKSDS, from the exons ATGTCGGAGCCGACTGTCCGCGTGTCCGGGATCGTGTTAGCGTCTCTCATGTTCCAGCACGTGAACAGCGACTCAGACGTG GAAGGTCTTCTGCTCGGAGAGAGCCGGTTTGAAGAACAGGTCACTATCAGCGACTCTCAGGCTGATCACATCCACATCGAGGAGATCTACA ATATCCAGAAACACATCGCCTGCCACAAACTGAACCA gTTCTACAGCAGCGTGGGAGACGTGAACGTGGACACCGTGAAGAAACTCCTGGCAGACAACAAGCAG GACGGCGTGATCGGCTGGTACCGGCAGCGCAGGAACTCGGAGCAGCAGATGACGTTCAGAGAGAAGGTGGTCCATGAGAAGCTGAAGAGCTCTCTGTCCAACCCGCACATGATCTTTGTGCTGCTGACGCCGAGCACGGTAACGGCTGCAGGCTCAACCCACCGCATGGAGTACGCCGCCTTCACCTCACGCAGCAG ACAGTTCATGAACGTCCCCGTGTTGGTCAACAATCTTGGGTTACTGGAGCAGCTGGCGTACTGGAAGGTGTCGGTGCCGTGCTCTGCGTCAGGTTACAACCTCACCATGAAGAAACACGG CTCGAAGTTCTTCTCGTCCAACGGGCTGCTGAGGGAAGTGAACGACGTGAACAAGATGAACGACTGTCTGCAGGCGGAGCTGCAG AAAGCGTGCGGAGACGTGGAGGACAGCGAACGTCTGGTCGAAGCTCTGCAGGCCGAAGTGTCCGCTCTGAGGAGACGACTGAAGGacaggaaggaggagacaggaagag CAGTGGTCGTGGATCGGTCCGGTCAGAAGAAGAACCTTCTCCTTCATGAGGCGGTCCGGGTTCTGTTCAGCTCGTCTCTGTTTCACACTCAGACTTTGACCCTCGAGGCGTTTCCTGTTCCCGATGTCTGCTGCGGCGCCGAGCAGGACCGAGACGTCTCCACGCCGACGAACCGCTCGGACCCGGCGGACGCTCAGAACTCACTGTCCTCCTCGCTGCTTCCTGTCAGGACGAACTCTCGGAAAAGACTTTCGGACACGCAGCCTGAGAGGAAGCGCAGGAAGAGCGACTCATGA
- the abraxas1 gene encoding BRCA1-A complex subunit Abraxas 1 isoform X2 has translation MSEPTVRVSGIVLASLMFQHVNSDSDVEGLLLGESRFEEQVTISDSQADHIHIEEIYNIQKHIACHKLNQFYSSVGDVNVDTVKKLLADNKQDGVIGWYRQRRNSEQQMTFREKVVHEKLKSSLSNPHMIFVLLTPSTVTAAGSTHRMEYAAFTSRSRQFMNVPVLVNNLGLLEQLAYWKVSVPCSASGYNLTMKKHGSKFFSSNGLLREVNDVNKMNDCLQAELQKACGDVEDSERLVEALQAEVSALRRRLKDRKEETGRVVVDRSGQKKNLLLHEAVRVLFSSSLFHTQTLTLEAFPVPDVCCGAEQDRDVSTPTNRSDPADAQNSLSSSLLPVRTNSRKRLSDTQPERKRRKSDS, from the exons ATGTCGGAGCCGACTGTCCGCGTGTCCGGGATCGTGTTAGCGTCTCTCATGTTCCAGCACGTGAACAGCGACTCAGACGTG GAAGGTCTTCTGCTCGGAGAGAGCCGGTTTGAAGAACAGGTCACTATCAGCGACTCTCAGGCTGATCACATCCACATCGAGGAGATCTACA ATATCCAGAAACACATCGCCTGCCACAAACTGAACCA gTTCTACAGCAGCGTGGGAGACGTGAACGTGGACACCGTGAAGAAACTCCTGGCAGACAACAAGCAG GACGGCGTGATCGGCTGGTACCGGCAGCGCAGGAACTCGGAGCAGCAGATGACGTTCAGAGAGAAGGTGGTCCATGAGAAGCTGAAGAGCTCTCTGTCCAACCCGCACATGATCTTTGTGCTGCTGACGCCGAGCACGGTAACGGCTGCAGGCTCAACCCACCGCATGGAGTACGCCGCCTTCACCTCACGCAGCAG ACAGTTCATGAACGTCCCCGTGTTGGTCAACAATCTTGGGTTACTGGAGCAGCTGGCGTACTGGAAGGTGTCGGTGCCGTGCTCTGCGTCAGGTTACAACCTCACCATGAAGAAACACGG CTCGAAGTTCTTCTCGTCCAACGGGCTGCTGAGGGAAGTGAACGACGTGAACAAGATGAACGACTGTCTGCAGGCGGAGCTGCAG AAAGCGTGCGGAGACGTGGAGGACAGCGAACGTCTGGTCGAAGCTCTGCAGGCCGAAGTGTCCGCTCTGAGGAGACGACTGAAGGacaggaaggaggagacaggaagag TGGTCGTGGATCGGTCCGGTCAGAAGAAGAACCTTCTCCTTCATGAGGCGGTCCGGGTTCTGTTCAGCTCGTCTCTGTTTCACACTCAGACTTTGACCCTCGAGGCGTTTCCTGTTCCCGATGTCTGCTGCGGCGCCGAGCAGGACCGAGACGTCTCCACGCCGACGAACCGCTCGGACCCGGCGGACGCTCAGAACTCACTGTCCTCCTCGCTGCTTCCTGTCAGGACGAACTCTCGGAAAAGACTTTCGGACACGCAGCCTGAGAGGAAGCGCAGGAAGAGCGACTCATGA
- the abraxas1 gene encoding BRCA1-A complex subunit Abraxas 1 isoform X3, which translates to MTFREKVVHEKLKSSLSNPHMIFVLLTPSTVTAAGSTHRMEYAAFTSRSRQFMNVPVLVNNLGLLEQLAYWKVSVPCSASGYNLTMKKHGSKFFSSNGLLREVNDVNKMNDCLQAELQKACGDVEDSERLVEALQAEVSALRRRLKDRKEETGRAVVVDRSGQKKNLLLHEAVRVLFSSSLFHTQTLTLEAFPVPDVCCGAEQDRDVSTPTNRSDPADAQNSLSSSLLPVRTNSRKRLSDTQPERKRRKSDS; encoded by the exons ATGACGTTCAGAGAGAAGGTGGTCCATGAGAAGCTGAAGAGCTCTCTGTCCAACCCGCACATGATCTTTGTGCTGCTGACGCCGAGCACGGTAACGGCTGCAGGCTCAACCCACCGCATGGAGTACGCCGCCTTCACCTCACGCAGCAG ACAGTTCATGAACGTCCCCGTGTTGGTCAACAATCTTGGGTTACTGGAGCAGCTGGCGTACTGGAAGGTGTCGGTGCCGTGCTCTGCGTCAGGTTACAACCTCACCATGAAGAAACACGG CTCGAAGTTCTTCTCGTCCAACGGGCTGCTGAGGGAAGTGAACGACGTGAACAAGATGAACGACTGTCTGCAGGCGGAGCTGCAG AAAGCGTGCGGAGACGTGGAGGACAGCGAACGTCTGGTCGAAGCTCTGCAGGCCGAAGTGTCCGCTCTGAGGAGACGACTGAAGGacaggaaggaggagacaggaagag CAGTGGTCGTGGATCGGTCCGGTCAGAAGAAGAACCTTCTCCTTCATGAGGCGGTCCGGGTTCTGTTCAGCTCGTCTCTGTTTCACACTCAGACTTTGACCCTCGAGGCGTTTCCTGTTCCCGATGTCTGCTGCGGCGCCGAGCAGGACCGAGACGTCTCCACGCCGACGAACCGCTCGGACCCGGCGGACGCTCAGAACTCACTGTCCTCCTCGCTGCTTCCTGTCAGGACGAACTCTCGGAAAAGACTTTCGGACACGCAGCCTGAGAGGAAGCGCAGGAAGAGCGACTCATGA
- the gpat3 gene encoding LOW QUALITY PROTEIN: glycerol-3-phosphate acyltransferase 3 (The sequence of the model RefSeq protein was modified relative to this genomic sequence to represent the inferred CDS: inserted 6 bases in 5 codons; deleted 2 bases in 1 codon; substituted 1 base at 1 genomic stop codon), with amino-acid sequence MEDLWGVAVGVFQVWMFVVVFFIMLPAMFGLSLGVTGVYIQILVHILEWATLRIQRGRQEQPDVPVPLPNVRRWLSELVHLTCYRICXRGLSATIHYHNRENKPQKXGICVANHPTPIDVGFLANDGCYAMVGQIHGGLMGVIQRSMXRSCPHVWFERSEMKDRHAVTSRLRAHVAARXNLPILIFPEGTCINXTSVMMFKRDFXIGGTIYPGDNQVASSLASLASCVLTRVSSQYDARFGDAFWNSGKYNMVSYLLRMMTSWAIVVNVWYLPPMTIQDGEDAAQFANRVKSAIAHQGGLLDLAWDGGLKRGKVKESYKEEQQKKYSSIIAGHNGL; translated from the exons ATGGAGGACCTGTGGGGCGTGGCTGTAGGTGTTTTCCAGGTGTGGATGTTTGTGGTGGTGTTCTTCATCATGCTCCCGGCCATGTTCGGCCTCTCTCTGGGGGTCACGGGCGTCTACATCCAGATCCTGGTCCACATCCTGGAG TGGGCCACGTTACGGATCCAAAGAGGACGGCAGGAGCAGCCTGATGTACCGGTACCTCTGCCCAACG tgCGAAGA TGGCTGAGCGAGCTGGTCCACCTGACCTGCTACAGGATTTG CAGAGGCCTGTCGGCCACCATCCATTACCACAACAG AGAAAACAAACCTCAGA GAGGAATCTGTGTCGCCAACCACCCCACGCCCATCGATGTGGGATTTCTGGCCAACGACGGCTGCTACGCTATG GTGGGTCAGATCCATGGAGGTCTGATGGGGGTCATCCAGAGGTCCA TGAGGTCATGTCCTCATGTTTGGTTTGAGAGGTCGGAGATGAAAGATCGGCACGCTGTGACGAGCAG gCTCAGAGCTCACGTCGCAGCCA CCAACCTGCCCATCCTGATATTTCCTGAAG GAACTTGTATCA AAACGTCGGTCATGATGTTCAAAAGGGATTTTTGAATCGGAGGGACGATCTACCCCGGTGACAATCAag TAGCTAGctcattagcatcattagctAGCTGTGTGCTAACGCGTGTCTCTTCTCAGTACGACGCTCGTTTCGGCGACGCGTTCTGGAACAGCGGCAAATACAACATGGTCAGTTACCTGCTCAGGATGATGACCAGCTGGGCCATCGTGGTTAACGTGTGGTACCTCCCCCCCATGACCATCCAG GACGGTGAGGATGCAGCTCAGTTTGCTAATAGAGTGAAATCTGCGATTGCTCATCAAGGAGGTCTGCTGGACCTGGCATG GGACGGAGgactgaaaagaggaaaagtgaaGGAATCGTACaaagaagagcagcagaagaagTACAGCAGCATCATCGCCGGACACAACGGCCTGTAG